DNA from Anser cygnoides isolate HZ-2024a breed goose chromosome 32, Taihu_goose_T2T_genome, whole genome shotgun sequence:
CTGAATGTCCTTCCGAGTGATTGTTAACCGAAAAGCTTCGCTGAGGACCTCGTCCTGGTTCCCACCTCGGAACACGttcttgatttccttttccatttcctacAGGGAGGACACAAACAGCATTGGAAGGGAGAACTCCTGCTATTCCCATCGCAAAGGCTACGTTAAAACCCACATTTGCTCTTTGCTCCTCATAAACTGGCTACAAAACACATGAGAAAAGGGAACAGCTACCTGTGCCTATGCACAGACCTCAAGAAACGATATTTGTATTTACAACTGTTACACGCACAAATGTCTGATTTCGTCCGCCAGACCCACGCAGGTTTACCTCGGTGATTTCAGGGAATTCCTCTTCGCCATCAGCTGATTTAGCATCCTCTTTCTCTTCTGGGACCACAGTGACGGGGATTTCCTTCTCGAGGGGTACTCGAAGATTCAAATCCACCAGATCCTGCACCGAGTGTTCCTGCAGCCGCTGCGGAAGAAACCTTCAGATCAGACAGCACCCAAGGAAGCCACCTCTCTGGGGCTTGCGAGGAAGCTACGGTAGCATTTAGCCTGGCCGCAGGACTACTGAGAGCCTTGCCACGGcaaggagaagcagcaaagaCACCGGACCCACAGGAGCagatttttgccatttttctatTCCCAATCTGCCTTCTGCTCCGTGCTTCGACATTCTGACTCGGGCTGTTTGCTCAGTAACCGTTCTCTTACCTGGCTCTGCAGCTGTAGGGCCAGAGCTTTCTGTTCTTCAATTTGCCGCCACCTCTCCCGAGCTCGTGAATCATAGACGCTAGTCCTGAGAAGCAGAGTTTATTTGAGCAATTCAGTATTTATTCCTACACACGTCTGCGCTCatgacaggaaaacaaagcagaaaacttcTACTTACAATTCTTTGATCCACAGCTCTGCCTGGAAGAACGGGGGGCTAGAAAAGGGGAGAAGGACACATGTAAGTGCTCTCCTGTACGTGGAAAATAATTACCTGAAAACTGATTTGCAAGTAACATCCCAGGATATCCCTATTCCAAGAGGGGTAAGAGCTACAGACAGATCTGACAGTGATTTGCAGCCAGGTCTCCAGAAAGAGGTTAAGGCATCACCCTGCAGTTCCTCTATCTATGGCAAACTGCTCTGTCTTGGTAAAACATCCAGTCACCTTCTTTCTACTCCGCAATCTCACCTctcagcaaaaccaaaaaatttaGAGTGAATTCCCCCCCCCGCTACCTCCGGATGCCATCTCCAGCCTCTTACCTTGGAGCTGGGGTTCTGGAATCCTTTACCTTGAGCAAAATGACAGAGTCTGAccctaaagagaaaaagattaaGGAACGTTGTTATCCTCACGATCACTGCcgccttccccagctgctgcagaagtcCAAACacggagagggagggaaaaagtgGTTTTgccatttattctttttttttgatcgCTCGTTTGCCGCTGTTGGATTTTACCTTCAGACTGCGTGTTAGATGCTGGTACGTTTTCttggtgctgctgggctgtggagTTCGGGGACTCGAAGATACTGGGGGAATAGCTGGGTGGGGAGTAGAGCGGAGCTTTGTGTGACGGCTGCTCCGGTGCTCCAAGAATGCTGGTTGTGGAACTGGCTGGTGCGACGCTGTGAGCTTCAAAGAGCTTTGAGTTCTTGCTGGGAGTTTCTTTCACCATAGTTTTACTGGAATTTGAACATCTGGACCTaggaacagaaataaagtaagttCCCAGAGAATCCACACGGTACCACGCGCTGGCGAAGAGCACTTTACATACTCACAGGTTGAAGGGGAATAGCGACGAAGGCTTGGATGTGGAGAATTGTTTTCCTGTGACCATCTGGAGCAACTGCCTGTAGATCTCTCGCTCTTCCTCCCGAACAGTCTGCAGGGAAACAAGCAGAGCGCTCTAGCCAACGTGATTCAAACAGCGACACCGCGCACACTGAGCAGGCACACGCAGATACCCGTGGAAGTGGAAATTTTACTGGTGCAAGCACATCCGGAGACCCTCAAGAGTTCACCCATCAGCCGTGACCCAACTGACCGCAACTCGAAGCCCAGACCCGAGGCCAGCTTCTGGCTCCCGGCCTTTCCCTTTACCTCTTCCGCCGTGCTGATGAACCGCCGCGGCGTTTTCTTTGGGCTGAGCAGGCTGCGGCGGCACGGGCCGCTCCAGGAAGGGCTCTGGGCGGGCTTGATGGGGAAGGCCGACGCGTGGCAGTGGTGGTTCGACTTTCCTACAAAGCTGTTGGACGTCCCGCTGcgaggagagaaggaagagggcTCCTTTCACTTCACGCTTGTTTCACTCCGGGACCTCGTTTCTCCTCCATCCCCCGAACCAGTCAAGGACCAGGCTACCCAATTTTGGTCAGGAACCAGCTCTAAGAACGCGGACGAGACACCACCTCgaagctgcagcccagccctaCCGGCTCGACCTGAAAGCGCTGCTGCCAGCGCTTGATGCCGGCAGGTGGCACTGCGAGGCCGGGGAAGCCCAGCCTGCAAACCCCGGGCGAGACCTTCCCGCCAGATCCCACAGCTCCCCTCTTCCATCCGCGTCCACAAAATGGCTGAACCCGGCCTCCAGGCACAGACACcgctcttttattttatttttttcccctttttacaCGAGCGGATGCTCTCCCTTCACCCTGCCTCTCCCCGCTCCCACGGCTCACCGGGCAGCCCGTTAAAAATACGAGGGCTGATTGGGAATTCCTCCcgtttaatttaattttacgCGCTGCAACCAAGCGTTCTCCATTACAGGGATTTTCCAGAGGAACGAGACTTGCACCGGCCCGGAGGCACCACCCTACCAAAGGAGCTAACGGGCGCGTTTTCGGCACAAAACCACACgcttgctgcttctctcccGGCCTCCCGACGGTGTAACTGCTCCCGCTCCCACCCGGGCGCTCCCAGAACTCTGAGGTTCCTCCCAAAACCACCGCTTCCCTCTTCCACCACACCTGCTGAGCCTCACGAAGAGGCGCCAGGCTGCGGCAGGTCGAAGCCGccgtgctgctcctgctctccttATCACGCCTCCAGCGGAGCGGCCAGAAGAGGTCCCCTTGGCCGGTCAAAGCCCAACCagctctttttcccccccccaaaaaatcgCAGCATCCCACCTTCCTCCATCCTAAACGGCCCTGTCAGGGTGCTTGCAAGACACCTGGGCTTCTGCacgggctcagcaccagcctcTCACGTTACCTTCGATGAGAGCGAGGTGATAACGCACCACGCGCCGCTTCCGCTCTCAGAAGCAGCGCCTGCGCCCTTCCGGAAGCACCTTTATGGGGCGGGTTAAAAACAACCGAAAGGCCCCGAAATCACCGGGCTGACCCCGCCCGCCGACCACCAACTCGAGCCCCGAACTCGCTCCGTAGTACCGCCGGCAGGCTGCGAGGTGGGAAACTCCCACCCcgtgggcagagctgggcacgGAGCGGCCCCGCACGCACCTGGGGATTTTGCGAGCCTCGAGGTAGGAGCCGCGGCTTGCCCGG
Protein-coding regions in this window:
- the SENP1 gene encoding sentrin-specific protease 1, whose product is MRMETRDTARPNHSSLFKAFPPQPRAGLRDALGQPDAKFLPNKIGGFACPAGNASCALNYRPEVPCPETYRTAGEPRGFGPSANGQWRGLVPALGSAPPKPRASRGSYLEARKIPSGTSNSFVGKSNHHCHASAFPIKPAQSPSWSGPCRRSLLSPKKTPRRFISTAEETVREEEREIYRQLLQMVTGKQFSTSKPSSLFPFNLSRCSNSSKTMVKETPSKNSKLFEAHSVAPASSTTSILGAPEQPSHKAPLYSPPSYSPSIFESPNSTAQQHQENVPASNTQSEGSDSVILLKVKDSRTPAPSPPFFQAELWIKELTSVYDSRARERWRQIEEQKALALQLQSQRLQEHSVQDLVDLNLRVPLEKEIPVTVVPEEKEDAKSADGEEEFPEITEEMEKEIKNVFRGGNQDEVLSEAFRLTITRKDIQTLNNLNWLNDEIINFYMNLLMERSKEKGLPTVHAFNTFFFTKLKTAGYQAVKRWTKKVDIFSVDLLLVPIHLGVHWCLAVVDFRKKTITYYDSMGGINSEACRILLQYLKQESLDKKRKEFDTNGWSLLSKKSQEIPQQMNGSDCGMFACKYADCITKDKPINFTQQHMPYFRKRMAWEILHRKLL